In one window of Duganella dendranthematis DNA:
- a CDS encoding S8 family peptidase gives MIDVSASLGLPLALPVSSEFASNSEALNLINCSSAWAAGHFGKGVTVAILDAGIAPHPLISGKVIGSFDAIVGDGTFSYDPGYHPDHALGVASIVSGCHSVASAERLIAGVAPEAKLLNIRCTGNARYSDSEVMRRGILWAVSAGAKVIIIPVNGPDNFVAPLVMDALSHAKNNGVVSIIIGGNFHTWGGTAYALAAKHRLGLAVGNYDVKGGCPFPESNVPGEILFPWVMANSSGVFPTYKMTAEQFDNGGSSFAGPYVAGLAALIFEKHPTASPDEVVDRITSGARLL, from the coding sequence GTGATTGACGTCTCAGCTTCGTTGGGATTACCGTTAGCATTGCCGGTTAGCTCGGAGTTCGCATCGAATTCTGAAGCGTTGAACCTCATTAACTGCTCTTCAGCTTGGGCCGCAGGCCATTTTGGAAAGGGCGTTACCGTCGCAATTTTGGATGCTGGAATTGCCCCCCATCCTCTGATTTCTGGGAAGGTGATAGGCAGTTTTGATGCCATCGTTGGCGATGGTACCTTTAGCTACGACCCGGGCTATCACCCCGACCACGCTCTTGGCGTTGCTTCCATAGTCTCTGGTTGTCACTCTGTCGCAAGTGCAGAACGCTTGATTGCGGGCGTTGCGCCGGAAGCCAAACTATTAAACATTCGCTGCACAGGAAATGCGAGGTATAGTGATTCAGAAGTGATGCGGCGCGGGATTTTGTGGGCTGTTTCTGCCGGTGCGAAAGTCATCATCATACCGGTAAATGGACCCGACAATTTTGTTGCCCCTCTTGTTATGGACGCGCTTAGTCATGCAAAGAACAACGGCGTTGTTTCGATAATTATTGGGGGGAATTTTCATACCTGGGGAGGGACTGCTTATGCTTTAGCTGCGAAGCATCGGCTCGGACTTGCCGTAGGAAATTACGACGTAAAAGGGGGATGCCCGTTCCCTGAGTCCAATGTACCTGGTGAAATACTTTTCCCTTGGGTAATGGCGAATTCGTCAGGGGTATTTCCCACATATAAGATGACAGCCGAGCAATTCGATAATGGGGGAAGCTCTTTCGCAGGTCCTTACGTGGCGGGTCTTGCTGCGCTCATTTTTGAGAAACACCCGACGGCATCTCCTGATGAAGTTGTCGATAGAATTACCTCTGGTGCGCGGCTGCTGTAA
- a CDS encoding error-prone DNA polymerase has translation MDEQKTKSELTLPDYAELQCVSHFSFLRGASPPELLVQRAAELGYSALAITDECSLAGVVKAHVEAKEIGLHLIIGSQMVVTPEDGSPSFTLLILAMNRNGYGNLSELITDARRRADKGQYLVHPRDIATPVATYAHLRGLPDCQLILCPTYNADFDDVARQAEWLVRCAPGRARVALTLHYRAEDDKHRAMVEAISEEFSLPLVATGDVMMHRRSMKEVQDTMTAIRLKKPIAQCGYGLASNAEAHLRSRLRLGILYPRSALDETIRVAQQCSFSLDELRYEYPGEIAPEGKTPKAYLREQAYIGAHWRYPQAIPENVQDQLEYELALIGEMEYEPYFLTVYDIVRFARSQKILCQGRGSAANSAVCYCLGITEVDPSRGTLLFERFISRERNEPPDIDVDFEHQRREEVIQYIYEKYGRVRAALTAVVICYRPRSVIRDVGRALGVDLSVVDKVSKASHGWGGQSDLQQRLLTCGFEPNSLVADQWGQIADRMMRFPRHLSQHPGGFVISRGPLSRLVPIENAAMPNRTVIQWDKDDIDAVGLLKIDVLALGMLSCMSRALELISQQRGERFELSDIPHEDPATYAMISKADTVGVFQIESRAQMSMLPRMQPREFYDLVIEVAIIRPGPIQGGMIHPFLRRRRGEDPVDYPPQLESVLSRTLGIPIFQEQVMSIAMIASGFSPGEADRLRRAMAAWKRKGGLEQFEDKLMAGMAERGYTTEFAKSIVGQIRGFAEYGFPESHAHSFALLAYASSWLKCHHPAEFLAALLNSQPMGFYSPSSLVQDARRHRVEVRPIDVCTSSWEASLEPSSHRLPAVRLGLNSIKGMEREAAFRIEEARAARQFESTRDLAMRADLTKENMKALASANALASLTGNRRTAMWNAAASVPDKGLLKEAGIAEPMLELAAPTEGEDIVADYRHIGLTLGRHPLSLLRDRLYKMRFTPSEILNTFDDGQLARGCGIVTVRQRPETANGVIFLTLEDEFGTINIIVWPSLVDQQRRELMTSQLLGVYGIWQSKQGVRNLIAKRLVDCSHLLGELETRSRNFH, from the coding sequence ATGGACGAGCAAAAGACTAAGTCGGAACTCACGCTACCCGACTATGCTGAACTCCAATGCGTAAGCCACTTTTCATTTCTGAGAGGCGCCTCTCCGCCTGAGCTTCTAGTTCAGCGAGCGGCGGAACTCGGATACAGTGCGCTGGCCATTACAGATGAGTGCTCACTCGCGGGTGTAGTGAAGGCACACGTCGAAGCCAAAGAGATTGGGCTTCATCTGATTATTGGCAGCCAGATGGTGGTAACGCCGGAAGACGGCTCTCCTTCGTTCACACTGCTCATCTTGGCTATGAACCGAAATGGCTATGGCAATCTAAGTGAGTTAATCACGGATGCGCGGCGTCGGGCAGATAAAGGACAGTATTTGGTACACCCGAGGGACATCGCTACCCCGGTGGCTACGTACGCACATCTAAGAGGTCTACCAGACTGCCAACTTATTCTATGCCCCACATACAACGCCGATTTTGATGATGTCGCGCGGCAAGCCGAATGGCTTGTTAGATGCGCACCTGGTCGAGCACGTGTGGCTCTGACGCTTCACTATCGCGCGGAGGATGACAAGCATCGCGCAATGGTCGAAGCGATATCAGAAGAATTTAGTCTTCCCCTCGTCGCAACGGGGGATGTGATGATGCATCGCAGGTCGATGAAAGAAGTGCAGGACACAATGACTGCCATTCGTTTGAAAAAGCCAATTGCCCAATGCGGCTATGGTCTCGCGTCGAATGCTGAAGCACATCTACGCTCTCGCCTTCGGCTAGGCATTCTCTATCCACGTTCTGCATTAGACGAAACTATCCGCGTCGCGCAGCAGTGCTCCTTCTCTCTCGATGAACTGCGGTATGAATACCCTGGTGAGATTGCACCTGAAGGGAAGACACCCAAAGCTTATCTTCGAGAACAAGCCTACATCGGGGCGCACTGGCGCTACCCACAAGCCATTCCAGAAAACGTACAGGACCAGCTTGAATACGAGCTAGCTCTTATCGGTGAAATGGAATATGAACCGTACTTCCTAACGGTCTACGACATCGTTCGATTTGCAAGGTCTCAAAAAATTCTTTGCCAAGGACGCGGCTCCGCTGCAAACTCTGCTGTCTGCTACTGCCTGGGTATTACAGAAGTTGACCCATCGCGCGGAACACTACTCTTTGAGCGATTCATCTCGCGTGAACGTAACGAGCCTCCTGACATCGATGTGGACTTTGAGCATCAGCGTCGGGAAGAAGTCATTCAGTACATCTACGAAAAATATGGCCGGGTTAGAGCAGCACTCACAGCCGTGGTCATCTGCTATCGCCCACGCAGCGTCATTCGCGATGTTGGCCGAGCCTTGGGTGTAGACCTGTCGGTTGTTGATAAGGTGTCGAAGGCCAGTCACGGCTGGGGTGGGCAATCTGACCTTCAGCAACGACTGCTGACATGCGGATTCGAACCGAACTCTCTCGTTGCCGACCAGTGGGGGCAGATTGCCGACCGGATGATGCGCTTCCCACGCCATCTGTCACAGCATCCAGGTGGTTTCGTAATTTCACGAGGCCCGTTGTCACGTCTGGTCCCGATTGAAAATGCGGCTATGCCCAACCGTACCGTAATTCAATGGGACAAAGACGACATCGATGCAGTCGGACTTTTGAAAATTGATGTCTTGGCATTGGGTATGCTCTCATGCATGTCCCGCGCGCTCGAACTCATTTCTCAGCAGAGAGGTGAACGATTTGAACTGAGTGACATCCCGCATGAAGACCCTGCAACCTACGCCATGATTTCGAAGGCCGATACCGTTGGTGTCTTCCAAATCGAATCCCGCGCTCAGATGTCGATGCTACCGAGGATGCAGCCCAGGGAGTTCTACGACCTTGTGATTGAGGTAGCCATTATTCGTCCTGGTCCTATCCAAGGTGGAATGATTCATCCATTTCTTCGTCGGCGCCGTGGCGAGGACCCAGTGGACTATCCGCCTCAACTCGAATCGGTGTTGAGCCGTACCTTGGGCATTCCGATTTTCCAAGAACAAGTGATGTCCATAGCGATGATTGCATCAGGTTTCTCGCCAGGTGAGGCAGACCGTCTTCGCCGCGCGATGGCTGCGTGGAAACGCAAAGGAGGTCTGGAGCAGTTCGAAGACAAGCTCATGGCCGGTATGGCGGAACGTGGATACACCACCGAATTTGCCAAATCGATTGTGGGCCAGATACGTGGCTTTGCGGAGTATGGCTTTCCTGAGTCTCATGCACATTCGTTTGCCTTGCTGGCTTACGCAAGCAGCTGGTTGAAGTGCCATCATCCAGCCGAGTTCCTAGCAGCTCTTCTTAACAGTCAGCCGATGGGATTCTACAGCCCTTCATCACTAGTACAGGACGCCCGACGCCATCGCGTTGAGGTACGTCCTATCGACGTCTGTACAAGCAGCTGGGAGGCTTCTTTGGAGCCGTCCAGTCATCGATTGCCCGCTGTACGATTAGGACTAAACAGTATAAAAGGTATGGAGCGGGAAGCGGCGTTCCGGATTGAGGAAGCACGTGCAGCAAGGCAGTTCGAGAGCACCCGTGATTTAGCAATGCGGGCAGACCTCACCAAAGAGAACATGAAAGCACTCGCTTCGGCAAATGCACTGGCATCACTTACTGGCAATCGTCGCACAGCCATGTGGAATGCCGCAGCCAGCGTTCCGGATAAGGGACTATTGAAGGAAGCAGGAATTGCCGAGCCTATGCTCGAGTTGGCAGCTCCGACCGAGGGTGAAGACATCGTCGCAGACTACCGGCACATCGGTCTAACACTGGGACGACACCCACTTTCACTGCTACGTGACCGCCTGTACAAAATGAGATTCACACCATCAGAAATCCTGAACACGTTCGACGATGGACAACTCGCACGAGGCTGTGGAATCGTCACTGTGCGACAGCGTCCCGAGACGGCAAACGGCGTGATTTTTTTGACGCTTGAAGACGAGTTCGGCACCATCAATATCATCGTGTGGCCAAGTCTTGTAGACCAACAGCGCCGCGAGTTGATGACCTCACAATTGCTTGGAGTGTATGGTATCTGGCAGTCCAAACAAGGCGTTCGCAACCTGATAGCGAAGCGCCTCGTTGACTGTTCGCATCTGCTCGGTGAACTTGAGACACGGTCGCGTAACTTCCACTAG
- a CDS encoding Y-family DNA polymerase produces the protein MSKMRYWLSVHLPLLPLESVRPRWCDPAPYVVVEKGKVISVSREAYALGVRVGMRPGGVSAVAPSTVVLERDLQREEITRNAIALALLQFTPEVAHAGDSSIVLDVTASLGLFRGRAAIGRRIRASTQAVGVTVRLGTGPTALGAWLLARLPLSRRLALLRRTVKMASLERQLDRIPCDYLPAAVPHLEWLAGIGATDLAALRRLPAKVYSAG, from the coding sequence ATGAGCAAAATGCGGTACTGGTTAAGCGTTCATCTCCCACTCCTACCACTCGAGTCCGTCAGGCCGCGTTGGTGTGACCCGGCGCCTTACGTCGTTGTCGAAAAAGGGAAAGTCATTTCGGTATCGCGTGAAGCCTATGCGTTAGGGGTTCGTGTCGGTATGCGGCCAGGCGGAGTATCCGCAGTGGCGCCGTCAACCGTCGTGTTAGAGCGAGACCTTCAGCGTGAGGAAATAACTCGCAATGCCATCGCTTTGGCACTGCTTCAGTTCACGCCGGAAGTGGCGCACGCTGGCGACTCAAGTATTGTGCTGGACGTCACCGCAAGTCTAGGACTTTTTCGGGGGCGTGCGGCGATAGGTAGAAGGATTCGAGCAAGCACGCAAGCTGTAGGCGTAACCGTTCGACTTGGAACCGGGCCTACTGCGTTGGGCGCTTGGCTGCTAGCTCGTCTGCCACTATCAAGACGCTTGGCCTTGCTACGTCGAACTGTGAAGATGGCTTCGCTGGAGCGGCAGCTGGACCGCATCCCATGTGATTACTTGCCCGCTGCTGTACCTCATCTGGAATGGCTAGCGGGCATCGGCGCTACCGACCTCGCCGCCTTACGTCGCCTCCCCGCCAAGGTGTACAGCGCAGGATGA
- a CDS encoding HEPN domain-containing protein has protein sequence MEVQGRLTASLLDHPTAYLIRVKVSAREDSKALEIADGLFEQFERIIRFITAQPKTSLDVGILNYSGLSRNSAFVFTDEWSAASTQRKGATQPLPIDNDYLIKHQNGFDTIWSMLGSASPSEMGKRVLLAIDWIGESYAENVQSSAFIKAAIALEILFNEQSDFLTKGIAAQISESVALLLGQGVDEKMAIEKDVRRLYGIRSGIAHAGKSDISSGDLTLLQKLARQSVIRMITKVPFKDAHKASEITTLFKKLKYGWVLPQ, from the coding sequence TTGGAAGTCCAAGGAAGACTTACCGCGTCATTGCTAGACCATCCAACCGCATATCTCATCAGAGTCAAAGTAAGCGCGCGAGAAGACTCAAAAGCATTGGAAATTGCGGATGGGTTGTTTGAGCAGTTCGAACGTATCATTAGATTTATTACTGCACAACCCAAGACCTCGCTTGACGTAGGCATTCTAAACTATAGCGGGTTAAGCAGAAATTCTGCCTTCGTCTTCACGGATGAATGGAGTGCCGCGTCCACACAGCGCAAAGGAGCTACACAGCCCCTTCCCATTGACAACGACTATCTCATCAAACATCAAAATGGGTTTGACACGATTTGGAGTATGCTCGGTAGCGCGTCTCCGTCAGAAATGGGGAAACGAGTTTTGCTTGCCATAGATTGGATTGGCGAATCATACGCCGAGAATGTGCAGTCCAGCGCATTCATAAAAGCGGCAATAGCACTGGAAATTCTCTTTAATGAGCAAAGTGATTTTCTCACAAAAGGAATCGCTGCTCAAATCTCAGAGAGTGTAGCGCTACTACTTGGTCAAGGTGTTGATGAGAAAATGGCCATAGAGAAAGATGTCAGACGTCTCTACGGTATTCGGTCGGGTATCGCACATGCTGGGAAGAGTGACATCAGCTCTGGGGACCTCACTCTACTCCAAAAACTTGCACGGCAGTCAGTCATTCGAATGATAACAAAAGTTCCGTTCAAAGATGCTCATAAAGCTAGCGAAATAACAACACTATTTAAAAAACTCAAGTACGGCTGGGTTCTCCCTCAATAG
- a CDS encoding SOS response-associated peptidase family protein has protein sequence MCVNYITVSRQMAFDWFRTPIEVNDDWREEIYRDYQAPFIIHDEKGERKGLLGTYAFVPQAHRPYKKLTEEEQAKYARAVEKAKAQGKEPPEPPRIRMDTMNARFEEVTGKVNYKRFWLQQQLCIVPALAVFEPNWETGEHERWAIEMENGEPFGLPGMWRTWEEKDGTIKNSFTHFTLNANEHPLLKRFHADEEKRGVAILRPEDYDDWLSSTNPEFARALVQLYPAELMHARPAPKTAKAVEADDTTNPRSPQRQVDLFE, from the coding sequence ATGTGCGTCAACTACATCACCGTTAGCCGCCAGATGGCCTTCGATTGGTTTCGCACGCCAATCGAAGTGAACGACGACTGGCGCGAGGAAATCTATCGCGACTACCAGGCGCCGTTCATCATCCACGACGAGAAAGGCGAACGTAAAGGCCTGCTCGGCACTTACGCTTTCGTGCCTCAGGCTCATCGGCCGTACAAAAAGCTCACCGAAGAAGAACAAGCGAAATACGCAAGGGCTGTTGAGAAAGCAAAGGCTCAAGGCAAAGAGCCACCTGAGCCACCCCGGATTCGCATGGACACAATGAATGCACGGTTCGAAGAGGTCACCGGCAAGGTGAACTACAAACGGTTCTGGCTTCAACAGCAGCTTTGCATCGTGCCTGCGCTTGCAGTCTTTGAACCGAACTGGGAGACTGGCGAGCATGAGCGATGGGCGATTGAGATGGAGAACGGAGAACCATTCGGATTACCTGGCATGTGGCGCACGTGGGAAGAGAAAGACGGCACCATCAAAAACTCGTTCACTCACTTCACACTGAACGCGAATGAGCATCCGCTACTCAAACGCTTTCATGCCGACGAAGAGAAGCGCGGCGTCGCCATCCTGAGGCCTGAGGACTATGACGATTGGCTTAGCTCGACGAATCCGGAATTCGCGCGTGCACTCGTCCAGCTATATCCGGCTGAACTTATGCATGCTCGACCAGCGCCAAAGACTGCGAAGGCTGTGGAGGCAGATGACACCACAAACCCGAGGTCTCCCCAACGGCAAGTCGACCTATTTGAGTGA